From the genome of Cystobacter fuscus DSM 2262:
TGGGACACATCGCGTCGCAGGCGGCCATCTCCATCGAGAACGCGCGGCTGTACGCGGACGTGCAGCGCGCCCGGACGGAGCTGCGCCGGGCCAATGAGGAGCTGGAACGGCGGGTGGAGGAGCGCACGCGCGAACTCAAGCAGGCCCAAGCCCGTCTGGTGGACACCGCGCGCGAGGTGGGCATGGCCGAGGTCGCCTCCAACGTGTTGCACAACGTGGGCAATGTGCTCACCAGCGCCGTCGTCAACCTGGAAATGATGCGCCAGGCCGTGGGCTCCTCCCGCGTGGGTCGGCTGAAGCAAGCCACGGCCCTGCTGATGGAGAACCAGACGAACCTGGCGGAGTTCCTGGCGGAGAGCTCGCGTGGCAGCCGCCTGCCGGAATACCTCTCGGTGGTGGCAGACGAGCTGGTGCGAGAGCAGACCCGCCTCATGGAGGACATGGATGCGATGGGCCGGCACATCGACCACATCCGCGCCATCGTCCAGGTGCAGCAGACGTATGCGCGCAACGCGTTGATGACGGAGGAGTGCGATCTGGCCCAGCTCATCGATGATGCCCTGCGCATCCAGATGGAGACGCTGCAGCGTCATGGCGTCTGCGTCCAACGCGAGCTGTCGGTGCTCCCCAAGGTGAAGGTGGACAAGCACAAGGTGTTGCAGATCCTCATCAACCTGCTCAGCAATGCCCGGCACGCGCTGGAAGCCATGCCCGAGGGCAAGCGCCACCTGTGGGTGAGACTGGCCGCGGAGGGGCCGGTGGCTCGCATCCAGGTGGAGGATGACGGGATGGGCATCGCTCCCGAGGTGAAGGGCAAGCTCTTCACGCACGGCTTCACCACGCACAAGAATGGCCACGGCTTCGGGCTGCACTCGAGCGCGCTGGCGGCGCAAATCCTGAATGGACGCCTGACGCTCGAGAGCAATGGGCCCGGCCAGGGCGCCGTGGCCACGCTGGAGCTGCCTCTCATCTGAGCCAGGCGCGGACCGGTGTGCCCTCACCGGAGAAGGGCCCGAGGGTCTGGCCCCACCGTGACGCCTCGTGAAAAGCGTTACAGCGGGGCCTCGTTTTTCCAGGCGACTTGCGTCTTGAGATGGCTCGCGCGTGCGTGCTTGAGTGAGGGCTCCCCATCCCGGAGGAACACCATGACTCGCGTCATCCAGGCATCCGACGTCGAGGCGCAGGGTCACCTCGTCAACGCCCTGATCGACTCCGGGGAGGCCGTGCGGCCCGAGGTGAAACGCATCATGGCCGCGCACGGGTTCACGGCCACCTCGCTCCAGCCGTGGTACCCCCTGCCGGACTTCCTGCGCTGCCTGGAGGACATCCAGACCCACGTGGGCCGCTTCTCCCTGCGCGCCATCGGCCAGCAGCTTCCCCGGTACACGGTCTTTCCTCCCCACATCACTTCCTTCGAAACGGCCCTGTTCCTGGTGGATGAGGCCTACCGGATGAACCACCGGGGCCCGGGAAGCATCGGCGGCTATCACCACGAGCCCGTGGACGGACATGCCGCGCGCATGCGGTGTGACAATCCCTATCCCTGTGAGTTCGATCAGGGCCTGCTGGAAGCCCTCCACATGCGCTTCGCGCACCCGGGCTCGTTGCGGCTGCGCATCACGCACGGCCCCGGCGGTTGCCGCGCCCTGGACGACGCCGCCTGTACCTACCACCTCAAGTGGTGAGGGGGCGCATCCCCCTGCTTTTGTTTGGCCTTACAAGGCGCCCCTGCGCGCGCGCCCCTCGCGGACGGCGCGGACGAGGGTGCTCGCGGCCACCTCGCAGTCGTCCGCGGAGCAGATGGCGGACACCACCGAGACCCCATCCGCCCCGGCGGCGACGACCGCCGCGGCGTTGGCGGCGGAGATGCCACCGATGGCCACGGCCGGCACGGGCAACAGGCGCCGCAGCCGGACGAGTTCCTCCAGCCCGAGCGCCGGGGTGGCATCCGGCTTGGAGCCGGTGGGGAAGATGGGACCCACGCCCGCGTAGTCCACCACCGCCGGATCCAACGTGGGCAGGTCTTCCGCCCCGGTGATGGACAGGCCCACCAGCGCGTCGGGCCCCAACAGCCGCCGGGCCACCTCGGGCGGCAGGTCGCCCTGCCCCACGTGCACCCCGTCCGCCCCCATCGCCAACGCCAGGTCCACCCGATCATTGACGATGAGCGGCACCCCGAGCGGCCGAAGCCGCTCGAGCAGCGCCCGGCCCAACGCCAGCGTCTCGCGCGCCGGGACGTCCTTGTCGCGCAATTGCACCAGGGTCGCCCCGCCGCGCACCGCGGCGAGCACCACGTCCACCAGCCCGCGCCCGCGCGACAGCAGACGGTCGGTGACGAGGTAGACGGACAGGTCGGGCACACGGCGGCTCATGGCGACGGTCTCCTTCAGCGCAGGCGCGCCCGGGCGCGCACGGTGGCCTCATCCAGGGTGTAGAGCGCGTCCAGGAGGTGGAGCTGCAGCGACCCCGGACCCTTGGACTGCTCGGCGGCGAGCTCCCCGGCCAGACCCAGCACGGAGAGGGCGCGCGCGGCGGCCAGTACCGCGTCGGGCTCCACCGCGAGGAAGGCGCCCACGAGCGCGGACGCCGTGCACCCCATGCCCGTCACCCGAGCCATGAGCGGGTGGCCGTTGTCCACCGCCACCACACGCGAGCCGTCGGTGACGTAGTCCGTCCTGCCCGTGACGGCCACCACGGTCCCCAGGCGGGAGGCCAGCCCCCGTGCCGCCTCGAGCGAGGCCTCGGAGGACTGGGTGCTGTCCACCCCGCGCGAGGCCCCCGCCTCGCCCGCCATCGCGAGCACCTCCGAGGCGTTGCCGCGAATGACCGTCGGAGCCTGTCGCGCCAGCTCGGCGGAGGTGGCGGAGCGATAGCGCGTGGCGCCAGCGCCCACCGGATCCAACACCCAGGGCACCCGCGCCTGGCGCGCGGCGTGGACGGCCAGCCGCATGCCCTCCACCCACTCCGGAGACAGAGTGCCGATGTTCACCACCAGCGCCTGCGAGAGGACCGCGAAGTCGGCCACCTCCTCCCGCGCATGCACCATCGCGGGCGAGGCCCCCACGGCGAGCAGGGCGTTGGCCGTGTTGTTCATCACGACGTAGTTGGTGATGTTGTGCACGAGCGGCGAACGCTCCCGCACCGCCTTCAGCGACTCCCACACCCCAGCGCTCAGTTCCACCGCCAGCTCCTCTTCATCCGTTCTCTTCCGCGCCTCGACTTCGACCGGCTCCTGGAGCTCCTCCTTCACCCGGACACCCTACGCCCGGCAAGCCTCAACCGCCGGTCCGAATTGTTATGAACTCCATCGAGTTGCCTTCGGCGGGGCGAAGAAGAAGGCGCGACCCACGCCCACGGTATTGCCCGGCCGGACAAAGGGAGAACCCTTCGCCTGGAACCTCTCACCCTCATAGGAGTTTTACACGGATAACAGCTTTGCCTGGTTCTCCTTGAAATCAGGTTTAGAAAAGCCTTATGTTCCAACCGTCAGGTTTTCATCACTCCCGGAGCCAGGACATGAAGCGTCAAACCCTCTCCTTCCGCCGACATGTCCAGATCCCCCTCGTCTGTCTGATGGTGGTGCTGAGCAGCTCCTGCCAGGAAATCAATGGCGCTGTCACCACGATCCAGGGCGCGATCGACATGATTGGCCGTGAATCCTCATCATGGCAGGGCACGATGAAGGAACTCGAAGCCAACCTGTTCAAGGATGGAGATGACCTCATCGCCCATCAGGTGACGATGTTGGCGGAGCGAGGCATCGCCACGGGCAGCGCCGAGATCAGATGTGACGTGGACTTCATTGGCAATCGGATGATCGAGGGGCTCAAGCGGATTCTCGATGAGATGGAAGGCCGGACCCCAGCGCCCCCGGTGCCACACTTCTGCACGGTGTCTCCGACCGTGATCGAACTGGAGCAGATCCAACAAGGCTCCCTGGTGGGCGTCAATTTCTATGGCTATGACTTGTTCGAGAAGGACATCCGGGACTCCAACGTCAGGATCTTCCTGCAGAACAGGAATGGCTCCCAGCAGGACATCACCTTCGCCAGATCCTTCCTGTCGCACTACCTCATGACCATCCGGGTCGACGATACGCGCATCGACTACAGCGGCGAGAGCGAGAAGCTGGTGATCACCGCGGGGAAGAAGGTCCTGAGTGAGATCAGCATCGTCTCCAAGCTGCCGACGTATTTCGATTGGTGCCAGGGAGACGCTCCGCCCCGCCTCGCGGAGGATGTCGGGCAGACCTGCGCCCTGAGCCGGATGTCTGGCAGGTTTGGAGGCGCCACGGACTCGGTCTCCACCCTGACGAGCAATGGCTCCTGGTACCTCTCTGGGAATTCGAGCGAGGCTGGGGTGTGCGCGTCGGCGACCTGTGCCAATGGTTATCCCAGGAGCGGTGATTTCATGTGGAGCGCGGGGACGTCCCCCGTGCGGATGGTGCTTCAAGAGGGCAATGCCTGCTTCCTCACGAGCATCTCGGGCCGGCTCCAGGGGGCGAATGATCGCATCGAGATCTCCGTGGGGAGCGACGGCTACTACTATCTCGGGGGCGGCTCACAGCCCGACGCCTCGGCGACCGCGCGGTGCGTGGGGAAGGTCACCAGGCACAGCGAATTCTCCTGGTCCAAGGGCATGGGGACCCTCCCCCTGGGTACGGCGACCGGGCAGGTGTGCTTCTTGAGCAGGGTGTCGGGCCATTTCGGAGGCACGTTGGACTCCGTGCGTGCCTACATCAAGAACGGCTCCTGGTATCTGGATGGTGTGGCTGAACACGCGAACCTCACCGCATCCGTCTCATGCATTTCCCGGTTGTAGATGAGAGTCAAAAGGCCTCTGGTGGCACACAAGGGAGACGGTATGAAGATTTCGAAATGGCTTGTTTTCTCTCTCCTCGTGGCTCCACTGACCGGGGCCGTTGGGGGTTGTGGTCTGGGGCTGGAAGATCTGCCCAGCAGGGGAGGTCCCCCCCTCGAGTCTCCACAGCAGGGTGGGCCCGCGGAGCCCGGTGGACCCACGGAGCCCGGTTCGCCCGCGGAGCCCACCTGCACCCCGCAGAGTTGCGAGGGCGGTTGCTGCCTCAGGGGCGCGTGTTACCGCACCCAGTCCGATTACGCGTGTGGAAGCATGGGGGCGCAGTGCTCGATGTGCCAGTTGCTCCAGAGCTGCCAGAAACAGGATGTGCTCCGGGGTTGGGAATGCCTCACCGATCGCGCCACGCACTGGTCGCTCCAGCCACTGAGCGCCTCGGTTCCCCCCACGAAACCGGATGGAGGTTCCTGGGACATGGGCTCCGACGCGCCCGACGTGGTCGTGGAACTGGACTGCCCCGTCGAGGGCTCCGTGAGCAAGGTGAAGACCGAGGAGTCCCCCAGCTTCACTCCCAGCTGGAAGGATGGCACCTGTGTGACGACCTCACCCGAGTGGCGGAACGCGCCCATCCGCATCAAGGTCCTGGATGTCGATTTCCTCTCCAGCGAGGAGATCCTCACCACGTCCTACACGCTCGAGGAGAAGGACTTCGCGACGGGAACGATCGAGCTCCCCCTCTCCGCGGACGGGACCCATACCCTGAAGCTGCGGCTGTCCCGGGTTCAGTAACCAGCGTTTGGGTTGGTGACCTGGGCCCCGTCGCTTTCTTACAATACAAGCGGATTTCTGCCTCGGCAGGCAACCCGGGTCGACCATTCGCTAATTGACAGCCAGCCAGGCACGGCACTAGATGGGCCCGCACCGTCACACCGCTTTCCATCGCGGTCTTCCGGAGGGAGCCCTCCGCGCGGATGCGCCGCATGGAAAACACCGATCGGCTGCTCCCCGGAGCGCCGGGAACGGATGAATGCCATGTCGAGACAGGGAACGGCTGTTCAAAGCAACGAGTTCACCGAGGTGGAGTTGATGATGCGTGCCCGAGGGCTCGCCGAACTCGCCTGGAAGCACCGGGAGGAGACCGAGTCCACCCGTCGGATTCCCCGCGTGGTCATCGACGCGCTGTTCGACTCGGGACTGCCGCGGCTCGGGACGTCGAGGCGAATGGGCGGCCTCGAGGGGCACCCGCTGACGCTCGTCGAGGTCGGACGGGAGCTGTCGCGTGGGTCGGCGGCGCTCGGCTGGCTCTACGGCCTGACGGTCGGGCATCAGTGGTACCTGTCGTTCATGTCCGAGCGCTTCCAGCAGGAGGTCCGCGACTCCAAGCCGGGGCTGATCGTCGACTCGCTGGTTCCCGCCGGCCAGGTGGAGCCCGCCGACGGAGGCTTCCTGCTGTCCGGTCACTGGAAGTTCGTCAGCGGCGTGGAGTGGTGCTCGTGGGCCGGTCTGGCCGTCGTCGCGAAGCTGCCCGGCCGGACGGAGCCCGAGCCGCTGGTGATGTTCGTCCCGGCGGACAAGCTGAAGATCGAGGACACCTGGCACACGGTCGGCCTGCGCGGCACCGCGAGCAACGAGATCAAGCTCGAGCGCGTGTTCGTGCCGCTGCACCGCATCTTCGCCCTGGCGCGCTTCGCCGCCGACGGCAAGCCGCAGGGTGAGGTGAGCGAGCCCGGCACGCTGTACAAGCTGCCCTTCATGGCGATGGCGGCCATCCAGCTGTGCTATCCGGCGCTCGGCGCGGCGCAGCGAGTCATCGAGGAGTACGCGGCATGGACGAAGAAGCGCGTGCGCGCCTACGAGCACACGGCGGCGAAGGAGGCCCCGTACTCGCAGATGACGCTCGCCGATGCCACCGTCAAGTGGGACGCCGCGCGGGCGCTCATGCTGCAGTATGTCCGCGACGCGTGGGAGGCCGCCGAGGCCGGGCAAGGGGTGCCGAGCCCGGAGGAGCGCGCGCGGATGTTCGGCCAGCGTGCCTTCATCACGCGGACCTGCGCCGAGCTGACGAACCAGTTGTTCCTCGACTCGGGGGCCATGTCCCTGTTCGAGACGTCCGCCATGCAGGCGCTGTGGCGCGACGTGAACGCGGCCTCGATGCACATGGTCCTCAGCCGCGGGGACGCACTCACCAGCCTCGGCCGCACGCAGATGGGTCTGCCCGGCCACCACTTCGCCTGACGCGGGGCCTCAAGGCTCCGACCGCAGGCTGTCGAGCAGCGCCTTCAGCGCCAGCGACGGCGTCACCGAGCGCGCGTAGACCGCGGACACCTGTGTCTCCGGCAGGGGTTGATCTGGCAGGAGCCGCAGGAGCGACCCCTGGGCGAGTTCGTGCGAGACCAGGAACAACGGCACCAGGGCGATTCCCAACCCCGCCCGCACGGCATCGCGGGTGACGAACATGTTGCCCGTGCTCATGCGCCAGGCGATGCGCACCGTTTCCTCGCCGATGCTCCAGTGATCGATGTCGATGCGCGTGACGATCGCCCGATGACGGCTCAAGTCCACGGCTCGCCGCGGCGCGCCGTGAACCTCCACATAGGAGGGAGCGGCGACGAGCACCATGGGCACCGTGTCGAGCTTCCGGCTGATCAGCTCACTGTCGTCCAGCACGCCCATGCGGATGGCGAGATCATAGCCCCCCGCCACCAGGTTGACCCGCTCGTCGCTCAGGCGCAGATCGATGTTCACGGCGGAATGGCGCTCGAGAAACCGGAACAGCCTCGGCGCAATCACCAGCTGACCATAGGCCACCGTCGCGGACA
Proteins encoded in this window:
- the thiE gene encoding thiamine phosphate synthase; protein product: MSRRVPDLSVYLVTDRLLSRGRGLVDVVLAAVRGGATLVQLRDKDVPARETLALGRALLERLRPLGVPLIVNDRVDLALAMGADGVHVGQGDLPPEVARRLLGPDALVGLSITGAEDLPTLDPAVVDYAGVGPIFPTGSKPDATPALGLEELVRLRRLLPVPAVAIGGISAANAAAVVAAGADGVSVVSAICSADDCEVAASTLVRAVREGRARRGAL
- a CDS encoding acyl-CoA dehydrogenase family protein; amino-acid sequence: MSRQGTAVQSNEFTEVELMMRARGLAELAWKHREETESTRRIPRVVIDALFDSGLPRLGTSRRMGGLEGHPLTLVEVGRELSRGSAALGWLYGLTVGHQWYLSFMSERFQQEVRDSKPGLIVDSLVPAGQVEPADGGFLLSGHWKFVSGVEWCSWAGLAVVAKLPGRTEPEPLVMFVPADKLKIEDTWHTVGLRGTASNEIKLERVFVPLHRIFALARFAADGKPQGEVSEPGTLYKLPFMAMAAIQLCYPALGAAQRVIEEYAAWTKKRVRAYEHTAAKEAPYSQMTLADATVKWDAARALMLQYVRDAWEAAEAGQGVPSPEERARMFGQRAFITRTCAELTNQLFLDSGAMSLFETSAMQALWRDVNAASMHMVLSRGDALTSLGRTQMGLPGHHFA
- a CDS encoding LysR family transcriptional regulator, yielding MDQLIDFEGMALFVKVVEHGSLSAAGRAVGMPKATVSRQIALLEQRLGASLLHRSTRALSLTDVGRRYFTRIRPIVRDAELAQVEAMAEHAAPSGLLRVSATVAYGQLVIAPRLFRFLERHSAVNIDLRLSDERVNLVAGGYDLAIRMGVLDDSELISRKLDTVPMVLVAAPSYVEVHGAPRRAVDLSRHRAIVTRIDIDHWSIGEETVRIAWRMSTGNMFVTRDAVRAGLGIALVPLFLVSHELAQGSLLRLLPDQPLPETQVSAVYARSVTPSLALKALLDSLRSEP
- the thiM gene encoding hydroxyethylthiazole kinase, whose translation is MKEELQEPVEVEARKRTDEEELAVELSAGVWESLKAVRERSPLVHNITNYVVMNNTANALLAVGASPAMVHAREEVADFAVLSQALVVNIGTLSPEWVEGMRLAVHAARQARVPWVLDPVGAGATRYRSATSAELARQAPTVIRGNASEVLAMAGEAGASRGVDSTQSSEASLEAARGLASRLGTVVAVTGRTDYVTDGSRVVAVDNGHPLMARVTGMGCTASALVGAFLAVEPDAVLAAARALSVLGLAGELAAEQSKGPGSLQLHLLDALYTLDEATVRARARLR